In Chloroflexota bacterium, one DNA window encodes the following:
- a CDS encoding Asp23/Gls24 family envelope stress response protein, giving the protein MQDTSPKEAKLGKVIIAPAVLTTIVRLTALSQPGVRRMAPFPTFLERLLGGGNLSEGVRIHVDGDSVTVDLYVIADAGVNMRELGETLQREVARALHDMVGMSVRQVHVHIDSVEFTSTAEPPARSDDISRRPSSARSDE; this is encoded by the coding sequence ATGCAGGACACATCTCCTAAGGAAGCGAAGTTGGGCAAAGTGATCATCGCTCCCGCGGTGCTGACGACCATCGTACGGCTGACGGCATTGTCACAGCCGGGCGTGCGTCGTATGGCGCCGTTCCCGACGTTCCTGGAGCGCCTGCTCGGCGGGGGGAACCTCAGCGAGGGCGTCCGCATTCACGTGGATGGGGACAGCGTCACCGTCGATCTGTACGTGATCGCGGATGCCGGGGTGAACATGCGGGAGCTGGGTGAGACGCTGCAACGCGAGGTCGCCCGTGCGCTCCACGATATGGTGGGGATGTCCGTCCGACAGGTACACGTCCACATCGACAGCGTCGAGTTCACCTCCACGGCCGAGCCACCCGCCCGTTCCGATGATATCTCTCGTCGTCCATCATCCGCCCGCTCGGATGAGTAG
- the nusB gene encoding transcription antitermination factor NusB, producing MAVLQALFEIDLAGHDPESVLAERLHHMNLPPAGQQFARHLLHGVLTHQDALDRIIARYAPEWPVEQIAAIDRNILRMALYELADKNDVPVKVAINEAIELAKIFGSDASPRFINGVLGSVVAHERELTLPRSEEDGESPEAMEKSSSS from the coding sequence ATGGCTGTACTCCAGGCCCTGTTCGAGATCGACCTGGCAGGGCACGATCCGGAATCCGTGCTGGCAGAGCGGCTCCATCACATGAATCTGCCCCCTGCCGGTCAACAATTCGCCCGTCATCTGCTCCACGGCGTGCTGACCCACCAGGACGCGCTGGATCGCATCATCGCCCGTTACGCTCCGGAATGGCCGGTGGAACAGATCGCAGCCATCGACCGGAACATCCTGCGCATGGCGCTGTATGAGCTCGCCGATAAGAACGATGTCCCCGTCAAGGTCGCCATCAACGAGGCGATCGAGCTGGCGAAGATCTTCGGAAGCGATGCCAGCCCGCGATTCATCAACGGCGTCCTGGGCTCCGTGGTAGCCCATGAGCGGGAGCTCACGCTCCCTCGCTCAGAAGAGGACGGGGAGTCGCCTGAGGCGATGGAGAAGTCCTCCTCGAGTTGA
- the tatB gene encoding twin-arginine translocase subunit TatB: MNIFGVGPWELILVAVLALIFIGPEKLPEVMRQIGRVAGELRRMSAEFTAEFQEELAPFQELRDELTLAPQTQNKRNGQEAKETQEESKEAPEETSASASEAEKVAAQSLATEKEPTEEEPQTTSPEEEEGTAASAEEPAQAAPSEEPTEPSAPAEAAVEEEAPSADAGETPTGEGEQAEEATSAPDEPEQPAEALPQDEPIAESAPPAEAEGEPAEEARDEGAEPAGHVASAEDAPEAEEEATPTEEHPVTPPQEEEVSSTGPDASKGEDASFEQASAEEPQEAVEPTSSEVTE, from the coding sequence ATGAATATATTCGGCGTTGGACCTTGGGAATTGATCCTGGTGGCGGTTCTGGCCCTGATCTTCATCGGGCCCGAAAAGCTACCCGAAGTGATGCGCCAGATCGGGCGTGTGGCCGGTGAGCTGCGTCGCATGTCGGCGGAGTTCACGGCCGAGTTCCAAGAGGAGCTGGCCCCATTCCAGGAACTGCGCGACGAATTGACCCTGGCCCCTCAGACTCAGAACAAGCGCAACGGCCAGGAGGCGAAGGAGACGCAAGAGGAGTCGAAAGAGGCCCCTGAGGAGACCTCCGCGTCAGCCAGTGAGGCGGAGAAGGTAGCCGCCCAATCCCTGGCCACCGAGAAGGAGCCCACCGAAGAGGAGCCTCAGACAACATCCCCGGAGGAAGAGGAGGGCACCGCCGCGTCGGCCGAGGAGCCCGCCCAGGCGGCCCCATCCGAGGAGCCGACGGAGCCATCCGCGCCGGCCGAGGCGGCCGTCGAGGAGGAGGCGCCGTCGGCCGATGCAGGGGAGACGCCGACCGGGGAGGGAGAGCAAGCGGAGGAGGCGACATCCGCTCCGGACGAGCCCGAACAGCCCGCCGAAGCCCTCCCTCAGGATGAGCCCATTGCCGAATCCGCTCCCCCCGCCGAAGCCGAAGGGGAACCGGCCGAAGAGGCGAGGGACGAGGGCGCCGAACCCGCCGGTCACGTAGCTTCGGCGGAGGACGCACCCGAGGCAGAGGAGGAAGCGACGCCGACCGAGGAACACCCCGTGACCCCGCCCCAGGAGGAGGAGGTTTCCTCGACCGGGCCTGACGCGTCGAAGGGGGAGGACGCCTCCTTCGAACAGGCTTCCGCGGAGGAGCCGCAGGAAGCAGTAGAACCGACTTCTTCTGAGGTGACGGAGTAG
- the tatC gene encoding twin-arginine translocase subunit TatC: protein MSANDELQMTVLEHLMELRERIVKAGLALIGGMFVGVFFARRFLELLVSPLGQQGTIQSLKPAENIIVFFKVALILGTVIAMPVIFYQFMAFIMPGLTKEEKRALLRIIPAATLLFALGVGFGAFVILPFTLGYLQTFLSDIIKPNYSVEYYIAFVTNFTLAIGGAFETPLVIAFLARLGFVSPDGLRKGRRYAIVVIAILAAVITPTPDPFNMMLVMAPLLLLYEFGIILARFSYKPRPGFTSDEAETGGQTSH, encoded by the coding sequence ATGTCCGCTAATGACGAACTCCAGATGACCGTCCTTGAACATTTGATGGAGCTGCGCGAGCGCATCGTCAAGGCCGGTCTAGCGCTGATCGGAGGGATGTTCGTCGGCGTCTTCTTCGCCCGCCGATTCCTGGAGCTGCTGGTCTCTCCACTCGGGCAGCAGGGAACCATCCAATCGCTGAAGCCCGCAGAGAACATCATCGTCTTCTTCAAGGTCGCCCTGATCCTGGGCACCGTGATCGCCATGCCGGTGATCTTCTACCAGTTCATGGCGTTCATCATGCCCGGCCTCACCAAGGAGGAGAAGCGGGCGCTGCTGCGCATCATCCCGGCGGCCACGTTGCTCTTCGCCCTGGGCGTGGGCTTTGGCGCGTTCGTCATTCTGCCCTTCACGCTCGGCTACCTGCAGACGTTCCTCAGCGACATCATCAAGCCCAATTATTCCGTCGAGTATTACATCGCCTTCGTCACCAACTTCACGCTGGCCATCGGTGGCGCGTTCGAGACGCCGCTGGTCATCGCCTTTCTGGCCCGGCTGGGGTTCGTGAGCCCAGATGGCCTGCGCAAGGGACGGCGATACGCCATCGTGGTGATCGCCATCCTGGCAGCCGTCATCACCCCCACGCCGGATCCCTTCAACATGATGCTGGTGATGGCCCCGCTGCTGCTGCTGTATGAGTTCGGCATCATCCTGGCGCGCTTCAGCTACAAGCCTCGCCCCGGGTTCACCAGCGACGAGGCGGAAACAGGAGGACAGACGAGCCATTGA
- a CDS encoding cyclase family protein: MKWWRHVVDLSHPISPEIPVWPGDPRPAFTTLATIAGHGYALREIHIGEHTGTHVGTAAHLQPGGITVDQLEPEDLIAPAAVLDVREQVLSDPDFTLSVEDVRAWETRHGRVPPDSLVLMATGWDARWPDPTAYLNADDQGVMHFPGFAPQTVTWLVEERHVRGLGIDTPGIDPGRDAGLQSNRRLLRGRHIHLENLTRLTGLPPLGAWVVIGALPWVGGTGSPARVLALIP; the protein is encoded by the coding sequence TTGAAGTGGTGGCGTCACGTTGTAGATCTCAGCCATCCCATATCTCCTGAGATACCCGTCTGGCCGGGCGACCCTCGCCCGGCCTTTACCACTCTGGCGACCATCGCCGGGCACGGATACGCGCTGCGTGAGATCCACATCGGCGAGCACACCGGGACTCACGTGGGCACGGCCGCGCACCTACAGCCCGGCGGGATCACGGTGGATCAGCTGGAGCCGGAGGACCTGATCGCCCCGGCCGCGGTCCTGGATGTGCGCGAGCAGGTTCTCTCTGACCCCGATTTCACCCTCTCCGTGGAGGATGTGCGCGCCTGGGAGACGCGACACGGCCGCGTGCCTCCCGACTCCCTCGTCCTCATGGCGACGGGCTGGGACGCCCGCTGGCCGGATCCCACGGCGTACCTGAACGCAGACGACCAGGGCGTCATGCATTTCCCCGGCTTCGCGCCGCAGACGGTCACCTGGCTCGTCGAGGAGCGTCACGTGCGCGGTCTGGGGATCGACACGCCCGGGATCGACCCCGGGCGCGACGCGGGCCTGCAGAGCAACCGCCGCCTGCTGCGAGGGCGACACATCCACCTGGAGAACCTGACCCGGCTCACGGGGCTTCCCCCGCTCGGCGCGTGGGTGGTCATCGGCGCCCTGCCCTGGGTGGGAGGGACGGGCAGCCCTGCCCGCGTGCTGGCTCTGATCCCATAA
- a CDS encoding GTPase, with the protein MAKAPEHPIHVLIMGAAGRDFHNFNVYFRDNPRYRVVAFTAAQIPNIEGRRYPPELAGALYPQGIPIYPEDELERLIRDLDVHQVVFAYSDVSHEYVMHRASEALAMGADFRLMGPDATMLPAQKPVVAVCAARTGSGKSQTTRRVCEILRAHGRSVVVVRHPMPYGDLAAQACQRFATYEDLDRYQCTIEEREEYEPHLDRGIVVYAGVDYARILREAEQEADIVVWDGGNNDLPFFRPDLHIVVVDPHRAGHEVRYYPGETNVRMADVIVINKIDTAAPEGIDQVRRNVRQVNPEATIVEAASPIFVEDPAAIQGKRVLVIEDGPTLTHGEMAYGAGFLAARRFGAAEIIDPRPYAVGSIVETYERYPTTGPVLPAMGYGREQIAELEATIERVPCDLVIVATPIDLSRVARIHHPTQRVRYELQEIGQPTLESILSAWLERV; encoded by the coding sequence ATGGCAAAGGCGCCTGAACATCCCATTCATGTGTTGATCATGGGCGCGGCGGGCCGCGACTTCCACAACTTCAACGTCTACTTCCGGGACAATCCACGCTATCGCGTGGTCGCCTTTACGGCCGCGCAGATCCCGAACATCGAGGGGCGACGCTATCCTCCCGAGCTGGCGGGGGCGCTCTACCCACAGGGCATCCCGATCTACCCCGAGGACGAGCTGGAGCGCCTGATCCGGGATCTGGACGTGCATCAGGTCGTCTTCGCCTACAGCGACGTCTCCCATGAGTACGTGATGCATCGGGCATCGGAGGCGCTGGCGATGGGGGCCGACTTCCGGCTCATGGGGCCAGATGCGACGATGCTCCCGGCCCAAAAGCCGGTGGTGGCCGTTTGCGCCGCCCGCACAGGCAGCGGGAAGTCCCAGACGACGCGTCGCGTATGCGAGATCCTGCGCGCCCACGGCCGGAGCGTTGTGGTCGTGCGCCACCCCATGCCCTATGGCGACCTGGCCGCGCAGGCGTGCCAGCGATTCGCCACATACGAGGATCTGGACCGTTACCAGTGCACCATCGAGGAGCGGGAGGAGTACGAGCCCCACCTGGACCGGGGGATCGTCGTCTACGCCGGCGTGGACTACGCCCGCATCCTGCGAGAGGCGGAGCAAGAGGCCGACATCGTCGTGTGGGACGGCGGGAACAACGACCTTCCGTTCTTCCGGCCCGACCTGCACATCGTGGTCGTGGACCCCCACCGCGCGGGCCATGAGGTGCGCTACTACCCGGGCGAGACCAATGTCCGCATGGCGGATGTGATCGTCATCAACAAGATCGACACAGCCGCCCCGGAGGGGATCGATCAGGTGCGGCGAAACGTTCGGCAGGTGAACCCCGAGGCGACGATCGTGGAGGCGGCATCCCCGATCTTCGTGGAGGACCCGGCCGCGATCCAGGGCAAGCGCGTGCTGGTCATCGAGGATGGCCCGACCCTGACCCATGGGGAGATGGCCTATGGCGCCGGCTTCCTCGCCGCCCGTCGATTCGGCGCGGCGGAGATCATCGATCCCAGACCCTATGCGGTGGGCTCCATCGTGGAGACTTATGAACGGTACCCGACGACCGGCCCCGTGCTGCCCGCCATGGGGTACGGCCGGGAGCAGATCGCCGAGCTGGAGGCCACCATCGAGCGCGTTCCCTGCGATCTGGTGATCGTGGCCACCCCCATCGACCTGAGCCGGGTCGCCCGTATCCATCATCCGACGCAGCGGGTCCGCTATGAGCTGCAGGAGATCGGGCAGCCCACCCTGGAATCGATCCTCTCCGCCTGGCTGGAGCGGGTATAA
- the larE gene encoding ATP-dependent sacrificial sulfur transferase LarE produces the protein MSRPADLDERRAELERIIDEMGRVIVAFSAGVDSTLVLKVAHDRLGDNALGVTAVSPSLPQAELEEAIELARLIGARHRLLETDEMSDPNYAANPFNRCYFCKTELYEELLELAEREGYRYILNGANLDDVGDYRPGEEAAREHNVRSPLREAGLTKAHVRALARELGLPNWNKPAMACLSSRLPYGTRITREVLSQVEQAEQYLRSLGFRQLRVRHHGDLARIEVERPDLPRLIELGEEIGRELKRIGYTYVTADLIGFRSGSMNESMKKNGR, from the coding sequence ATGAGCCGACCGGCCGATCTGGATGAGCGGCGGGCGGAGTTGGAGCGCATCATCGACGAGATGGGACGGGTGATCGTCGCGTTCTCGGCCGGCGTGGACAGCACGCTGGTGCTGAAGGTGGCCCATGATCGTCTGGGCGACAACGCGTTGGGAGTGACGGCGGTCTCCCCCAGCCTGCCCCAGGCGGAGCTGGAGGAGGCCATCGAGCTCGCCCGGCTGATCGGCGCGCGCCATCGGCTGTTGGAGACCGACGAGATGAGCGATCCGAACTACGCGGCCAACCCCTTCAACCGCTGCTACTTCTGTAAGACGGAGCTGTACGAGGAGCTCCTGGAGCTGGCGGAGCGCGAGGGATACCGGTATATCCTCAACGGCGCCAACCTGGACGACGTGGGGGACTATCGGCCGGGCGAGGAGGCCGCCCGCGAGCACAACGTGCGCAGCCCCCTGCGCGAGGCGGGGCTGACGAAGGCTCATGTGCGAGCGCTGGCCCGCGAGCTGGGCCTGCCCAACTGGAACAAGCCGGCCATGGCCTGCCTCAGCTCCCGGCTGCCGTACGGCACGCGCATCACGCGAGAGGTCCTGAGCCAGGTGGAGCAGGCCGAGCAGTACCTGCGCAGCCTGGGCTTTCGCCAGCTGCGGGTCCGCCATCACGGCGATCTCGCCCGCATCGAGGTGGAGCGCCCGGATCTGCCGCGCCTGATCGAGCTGGGGGAGGAGATCGGCCGAGAGCTGAAGCGCATCGGGTACACGTACGTCACGGCCGACCTGATCGGGTTCCGCTCGGGAAGCATGAACGAGTCGATGAAAAAGAACGGAAGATGA
- the larB gene encoding nickel pincer cofactor biosynthesis protein LarB has product MSHALDTDGKAAGLHSRDGLYELLERVRAGEISLEKAADLLAGWPTDDLGFARVDHARSLRQGMPEVVFAEGKTPEQVASIMRRIAEGAGAALATRASREAFEATQALVPAAQYHPLSRVITVGGPLRQPDEDAGLALIVSAGTSDLPVAEEAALTAWFLGARVERVHDVGVSGLHRLLAARDQLLSARVIVVVAGMEGALPSVVGGLVSCPVIAVPTSVGYGASFGGLAALLAMLNSCAPGVAVVNIDNGFGAGVLAYRIASGGN; this is encoded by the coding sequence ATGAGCCACGCGTTGGACACCGATGGGAAGGCCGCCGGCCTCCACAGCCGTGACGGCCTCTACGAGCTGTTGGAGCGCGTGCGCGCCGGGGAGATCAGCCTGGAAAAGGCGGCCGATCTGTTGGCAGGCTGGCCCACAGATGATCTGGGATTCGCCCGCGTGGACCACGCGCGCAGCCTGCGGCAGGGCATGCCCGAGGTCGTGTTCGCCGAGGGGAAGACGCCGGAGCAGGTGGCCAGCATCATGCGCCGCATCGCGGAGGGAGCGGGGGCGGCCCTGGCCACCCGGGCCAGCCGCGAGGCGTTCGAGGCCACACAGGCGCTCGTGCCCGCCGCCCAATATCATCCCCTGTCCCGCGTCATCACCGTGGGCGGGCCGTTGCGCCAGCCGGACGAGGACGCCGGGCTCGCCCTCATCGTCAGCGCGGGCACGTCCGATCTCCCGGTCGCCGAGGAGGCGGCGCTGACGGCCTGGTTTCTGGGCGCTCGCGTGGAGCGGGTACACGATGTGGGCGTATCCGGCTTGCACCGATTGCTGGCCGCTCGGGATCAACTCCTGAGCGCCCGGGTGATCGTCGTGGTGGCCGGGATGGAGGGAGCGCTGCCCAGCGTGGTCGGCGGCCTGGTCTCCTGTCCGGTCATCGCCGTGCCCACCAGCGTGGGCTACGGGGCCAGCTTCGGCGGTCTGGCCGCCCTGCTGGCCATGCTGAACTCCTGCGCGCCCGGCGTAGCCGTCGTGAACATCGACAACGGCTTCGGAGCGGGGGTGTTGGCCTATCGGATCGCGTCGGGAGGAAATTGA